One window of Verrucomicrobiota bacterium genomic DNA carries:
- a CDS encoding nuclease-related domain-containing protein, translated as MFQYYFAFLPLLIFAIFALLLFAKKWGDDHRRSKIHDEKLLRSAGDSRRTEIETIDAKINNCLVFIGIGVAVQIIGFTFLTSTLSGTILSYLLGIVSVTTVSFTLWYLIKTTLLMLKRSRCSDGYHGECITGNQLSVLMLDGYRVFHDLQFEDINIDHALVGPAGVFAVETKLRKKRKSLKDPVVRFDGEKLHWSKKRVNTISIQDAFDRSVILKQFLSNALGGTVEVKPLLLLPGWNVETEQTGKVSVLNPKQVRTFLKGVEEYDEVVSERLINRISRHIAEKAGYPEPMSQKQEDKTEKDEALTSNPSSLEIPVNS; from the coding sequence ATGTTTCAGTACTACTTTGCATTTCTCCCGCTACTTATATTTGCCATTTTCGCACTCCTACTCTTCGCCAAAAAGTGGGGCGACGACCACCGAAGATCAAAAATCCATGACGAAAAACTGCTTCGGTCAGCCGGCGATAGCCGACGAACAGAAATCGAGACAATTGACGCGAAAATCAACAATTGTCTCGTGTTTATCGGTATCGGAGTAGCCGTTCAAATCATCGGCTTCACTTTTCTGACAAGCACTTTAAGCGGCACCATTCTGAGCTACCTTTTAGGAATCGTTAGCGTGACGACTGTATCGTTTACGCTTTGGTACCTGATCAAGACAACGCTCCTGATGTTAAAACGAAGTCGCTGCTCTGATGGGTATCATGGTGAGTGCATCACCGGGAATCAACTCAGCGTTCTCATGCTGGACGGGTATCGCGTTTTTCACGATTTGCAGTTTGAGGATATAAATATCGACCACGCCTTGGTTGGCCCAGCGGGCGTATTCGCGGTAGAAACCAAACTGCGAAAAAAGCGGAAGTCGCTCAAGGATCCGGTCGTTCGCTTCGATGGAGAGAAACTGCATTGGTCCAAAAAACGGGTTAACACTATTAGCATTCAGGACGCTTTTGATCGGTCGGTTATTTTAAAACAATTCCTCAGCAACGCTTTGGGCGGAACCGTTGAAGTAAAGCCACTTCTGCTATTACCCGGCTGGAATGTCGAAACCGAGCAAACAGGTAAAGTGAGTGTCCTCAATCCCAAACAGGTCCGTACCTTCCTTAAAGGAGTTGAAGAGTACGATGAAGTGGTTTCTGAAAGACTGATTAATCGCATCAGTCGTCATATAGCCGAGAAAGCGGGGTACCCGGAACCGATGAGTCAAAAGCAGGAGGATAAGACGGAGAAGGACGAAGCACTGACAAGCAATCCATCTTCCCTGGAGATCCCGGTTAACTCCTAG